In one Cronobacter dublinensis subsp. dublinensis LMG 23823 genomic region, the following are encoded:
- the yihA gene encoding ribosome biogenesis GTP-binding protein YihA/YsxC, with amino-acid sequence MTQLNYQQTHFVTSAPDIRHLPADTGIEVAFAGRSNAGKSSALNTLTNQKSLARTSKTPGRTQLINLFEVADGKRLVDLPGYGYAEVPEEMKRKWQRALGEYLEKRLCLKGLVVLMDIRHPLKDLDQQMIEWAVDSNIPVLVLLTKADKLASGARKAQLNMVREAAIAFNGDVQVEAFSSLKKMGVDKLRGKLDSWFNDLAPMTEDDAAQE; translated from the coding sequence TTGACTCAGTTGAACTATCAACAGACGCACTTTGTAACCAGCGCGCCGGATATTCGCCATCTTCCTGCCGACACGGGCATCGAAGTGGCTTTCGCTGGCCGCTCCAACGCCGGGAAATCGAGCGCCCTGAATACGCTCACCAACCAGAAAAGCCTGGCGCGCACCAGTAAAACGCCGGGACGCACGCAGCTTATCAACCTGTTTGAAGTGGCCGACGGCAAGCGTCTGGTGGATTTGCCCGGCTATGGCTATGCCGAAGTACCGGAAGAGATGAAGCGCAAATGGCAGCGCGCGCTGGGAGAATACCTGGAAAAACGCCTGTGCCTGAAAGGCCTGGTGGTGCTGATGGATATCCGTCATCCGCTTAAAGATCTCGATCAGCAGATGATCGAGTGGGCGGTGGATAGCAATATTCCCGTGCTGGTGCTGCTGACCAAAGCCGACAAGCTGGCGAGCGGGGCGCGTAAAGCGCAGCTGAATATGGTGCGGGAAGCGGCGATCGCCTTTAACGGCGACGTGCAGGTAGAAGCGTTTTCGTCACTGAAGAAAATGGGCGTGGATAAACTGCGCGGCAAGCTGGACAGCTGGTTTAACGACCTGGCGCCGATGACCGAAGACGACGCAGCGCAAGAATAA
- a CDS encoding spot 42 RNA, inhibition of DNA synthesis: protein MFYLSDLLLHVIGFG from the coding sequence ATGTTCTATCTTTCAGACCTTTTACTTCACGTAATCGGATTTGGCTGA
- the polA gene encoding DNA polymerase I, with the protein MVQIPENPLILVDGSSYLYRAYHAFPPLTNSAGEPTGAMYGVLNMLRSLILQYQPSHAAVVFDAKGKTFRDELFEHYKSHRPPMPDDLRAQIEPLHAMVKAMGLPLLAVSGVEADDVIGTLAKEAAAAGRAVLISTGDKDMAQLVTPDVTLINTMTNTVLGPEEVCAKYGVPPELIIDFLALMGDSSDNIPGVPGVGEKTAQALLQGLGGLDALYANPEKIAELSFRGAKTMAAKLEQNKEVAYLSYQLATIKTDVELELSHDRLEVQQPLADELLALFRQYEFKRWTSDLEAGKWLQSRGKPAAKPTETIVVEAEPEEEAVALSAERYVTILDEETLLEWITRIKKAPVVAVDTETDSLDNLTANLVGLSFAIEPGLAAYIPVAHDYLDAPDQLDRDRVLALLKPLLEDEKLVKVGQNLKFDRGILQNYGIELRGIVFDTMLESYILDSVSGRHDMDSLSSRWLKHTTITFEQIAGKGKNQLTFNQIDLEQAGRYAAEDADVTLQLHLKMWPKLQQHKGPLNIFEHIEMPLVPVLSRIERNGVKIDPAVLHAHSQEIALKLAELEQKAHEIAGEPFNLSSTKQLQTILFEKQGIKPLKKTPGGAPSTSEEVLEELALDYPLPKVILQYRGLAKLKSTYTDKLPLMINPKTGRVHTSYHQAVTATGRLSSTDPNLQNIPVRNDEGRRIRQAFIAPEDYVIVSADYSQIELRIMAHLSRDKGLLSAFAEGKDIHRATAAEVFGLPLESVSNEQRRSAKAINFGLIYGMSAFGLSRQLNIPRKESQKYMDLYFERYPGVLEYMERTRKQAKDNGYVETLDGRRLYLPDINASNAARRAGAERAAINAPMQGTAADIIKRAMIAVDAWLEKEQPRVKMIMQVHDELVFEVHKDDVEAVSLKIHELMENSMKLDVPLLVEVGSGENWDQAH; encoded by the coding sequence ATGGTTCAGATCCCAGAAAATCCCCTTATTCTCGTCGATGGCTCTTCTTACCTGTATCGGGCGTATCACGCGTTTCCGCCGCTGACCAACAGCGCAGGCGAGCCCACAGGCGCCATGTATGGCGTGCTGAATATGCTGCGCAGCCTGATACTGCAGTACCAGCCCAGCCATGCCGCCGTGGTGTTCGACGCCAAAGGCAAAACCTTCCGTGACGAACTGTTCGAGCACTATAAATCTCACCGTCCGCCGATGCCTGACGATCTGCGCGCGCAGATTGAGCCGCTGCATGCGATGGTCAAAGCAATGGGGCTGCCGCTGCTGGCGGTGTCCGGCGTCGAGGCCGACGACGTTATCGGCACGCTTGCGAAAGAAGCGGCGGCGGCGGGCCGCGCGGTGCTTATCAGCACCGGCGATAAAGACATGGCGCAGCTTGTGACGCCAGATGTCACGCTTATCAACACCATGACCAACACGGTGCTGGGGCCGGAAGAGGTCTGTGCGAAATATGGCGTGCCGCCGGAGCTGATTATCGATTTCCTGGCGCTGATGGGCGACTCGTCCGATAACATTCCGGGCGTGCCGGGCGTTGGCGAAAAAACCGCCCAGGCGCTGCTGCAGGGGCTCGGCGGTCTGGACGCGCTCTATGCGAACCCGGAGAAAATCGCGGAGCTCTCCTTCCGCGGCGCCAAAACCATGGCCGCTAAGCTTGAGCAAAACAAAGAGGTGGCGTACCTCTCTTATCAACTGGCGACCATCAAGACCGATGTCGAGCTGGAGCTGAGTCACGATCGTCTCGAGGTGCAGCAACCGCTCGCTGATGAACTGCTGGCCCTCTTCAGACAGTACGAGTTCAAACGCTGGACGTCCGATCTCGAGGCCGGTAAATGGCTGCAATCGCGAGGCAAACCCGCGGCGAAACCGACGGAAACCATCGTCGTCGAGGCGGAGCCGGAAGAAGAGGCCGTCGCGCTCTCGGCGGAGCGCTACGTCACTATCCTTGACGAAGAGACGCTGCTGGAGTGGATTACGCGCATTAAAAAAGCGCCGGTGGTGGCGGTGGATACCGAAACCGACAGCCTCGATAACCTCACAGCCAATCTGGTCGGCCTCTCGTTTGCCATCGAACCGGGCCTTGCGGCTTATATTCCGGTCGCGCACGACTATCTCGACGCGCCGGATCAGCTCGACCGCGATCGCGTGCTGGCGTTACTCAAACCCCTGCTGGAAGATGAGAAACTGGTGAAAGTAGGCCAGAACCTCAAATTCGACCGCGGCATTTTGCAGAATTACGGCATTGAGTTGCGCGGTATCGTCTTCGATACCATGCTGGAGTCTTATATTCTGGACAGCGTTTCTGGCCGCCACGATATGGACAGCCTTTCCAGCCGCTGGCTTAAGCATACGACCATCACGTTTGAGCAGATTGCCGGTAAGGGCAAAAACCAGCTCACGTTTAATCAGATCGATCTTGAACAGGCCGGGCGCTACGCGGCGGAAGACGCGGACGTCACGCTGCAGCTGCACCTGAAAATGTGGCCGAAGCTTCAGCAGCACAAAGGCCCGCTGAATATCTTCGAACATATCGAAATGCCGCTGGTGCCGGTGCTGTCACGCATCGAGCGCAACGGCGTCAAAATCGACCCGGCGGTGCTGCACGCGCATTCACAGGAAATCGCCCTGAAGCTTGCCGAGCTTGAGCAAAAAGCCCATGAGATCGCTGGCGAGCCGTTTAATCTCTCCTCCACCAAGCAGCTGCAAACCATTCTGTTTGAAAAGCAGGGCATTAAGCCGCTGAAGAAAACGCCGGGCGGCGCGCCGTCCACCTCGGAAGAGGTGCTGGAGGAACTGGCGCTCGACTATCCGCTGCCGAAAGTTATTCTGCAATACCGCGGCCTTGCGAAGCTGAAATCAACCTATACCGATAAGCTGCCGCTGATGATCAACCCGAAAACCGGCCGTGTGCATACCTCGTATCACCAGGCGGTCACCGCGACCGGGCGCCTGTCTTCTACCGATCCGAACCTGCAAAACATCCCGGTACGCAACGACGAAGGTCGCCGCATTCGCCAGGCGTTTATCGCGCCGGAGGATTACGTGATTGTCTCTGCGGACTATTCACAGATTGAGTTGCGCATCATGGCGCATCTGTCGCGTGATAAAGGGCTGCTCAGCGCCTTTGCCGAAGGCAAAGACATCCATCGCGCGACCGCGGCGGAAGTGTTTGGTCTGCCGCTGGAGAGCGTTTCTAACGAGCAGCGGCGCAGCGCCAAGGCGATTAACTTCGGTCTGATCTACGGCATGAGCGCGTTCGGGCTGTCGCGCCAGCTTAATATCCCGCGTAAAGAGTCGCAGAAGTACATGGATCTCTACTTCGAGCGCTACCCTGGCGTGCTGGAGTACATGGAGCGCACCCGCAAGCAGGCCAAAGATAACGGCTATGTGGAAACGCTGGACGGGCGTCGCCTCTACCTGCCGGATATCAACGCCAGCAACGCGGCGCGGCGCGCAGGCGCTGAACGCGCGGCCATCAATGCGCCGATGCAAGGCACCGCAGCGGACATCATCAAACGCGCGATGATCGCGGTCGACGCCTGGCTGGAGAAAGAGCAGCCGCGCGTGAAAATGATCATGCAGGTGCACGATGAACTGGTGTTTGAGGTGCATAAAGATGACGTCGAGGCGGTGTCGCTAAAAATTCATGAGCTGATGGAAAACAGCATGAAACTGGACGTGCCGCTGCTGGTGGAAGTGGGCAGCGGCGAGAACTGGGATCAGGCGCATTAA
- a CDS encoding acyltransferase, with amino-acid sequence MSRLLAATTLLLSIVLAILVTIVCSVPIILAGIIKLLLPFPAVWRSVSGFCNFMMYCWCEGLALLLHLNPRLTWEVKGLEGLNKKSWYLLISNHHSWADIVVLCVLFRKHIPMNKYFLKQQLGWVPFIGLACWALDMPFMRRYSRSYLLRHPERRGKDVETTRRSCEKFRHHPTTIVNFVEGSRFTEEKKIQLRSPFRHLLPPKAAGIAMALNVLGKQFDKLLNVTLCYPQNNRTPFYDMLSGKLTRIVVHVDLLPLEASLHGDYVNDKNFKRRFQQWLNGLWNDKDAELEAIYRTYKKAGQ; translated from the coding sequence ATGTCGAGATTACTCGCTGCGACGACGCTGCTGCTGAGCATCGTGCTGGCTATTCTGGTAACTATTGTATGCTCCGTGCCAATTATCCTTGCTGGCATAATTAAACTGCTGCTGCCTTTTCCTGCCGTCTGGCGCTCGGTTTCCGGCTTCTGTAATTTTATGATGTATTGCTGGTGTGAAGGGCTGGCATTACTGCTGCACCTGAATCCCCGTCTCACATGGGAAGTAAAAGGGCTGGAAGGCCTGAATAAAAAGAGCTGGTATTTACTTATCAGCAATCACCACAGCTGGGCCGATATTGTGGTGCTGTGTGTGCTGTTCCGTAAGCATATTCCCATGAATAAATATTTCCTGAAACAACAGCTTGGCTGGGTGCCTTTTATTGGGCTCGCCTGCTGGGCGCTGGATATGCCTTTTATGCGTCGTTATTCCCGCAGCTATCTGCTGCGCCACCCGGAACGCCGCGGTAAAGATGTGGAAACCACCCGCCGCTCCTGCGAGAAATTCCGCCATCATCCCACCACGATAGTGAATTTCGTCGAAGGCTCTCGTTTTACCGAAGAAAAAAAGATCCAGCTGCGTTCCCCCTTCCGGCATTTACTTCCGCCGAAAGCGGCTGGCATCGCCATGGCGTTAAATGTCCTGGGGAAACAGTTCGATAAGCTGTTAAACGTGACGCTCTGCTACCCGCAAAATAACCGCACGCCGTTTTACGATATGTTAAGCGGAAAGCTGACGCGTATTGTGGTGCATGTTGATCTGTTACCGCTGGAAGCGTCGCTGCATGGCGATTACGTTAACGATAAAAACTTTAAGCGCCGCTTTCAGCAGTGGCTGAACGGCCTGTGGAATGATAAAGACGCCGAGCTGGAGGCCATTTATCGGACGTATAAAAAAGCCGGTCAGTGA
- the dsbA gene encoding thiol:disulfide interchange protein DsbA: MKKIWLALAGMVMAFSVSAADYTDGKQYNTLEKPVAGAPQVMEFFSFYCPHCYQFEEVLHVSDNVKKKLPAGTKMTKYHVEFLGPLGKDLTQAWAVAMAMGIEDKITTPMFEAVQKTQTVQTPADIRKVFIDAGVKPEEYDAAWNSFVVKSLVAQQEKAAADVGLQGVPAMYVNGKYQLNPQGMDTSNMDAFVQQYANTVNYLLGQK; the protein is encoded by the coding sequence ATGAAGAAGATTTGGCTGGCGCTGGCCGGTATGGTGATGGCATTCAGCGTATCTGCTGCCGACTACACTGACGGTAAACAATACAACACGCTGGAGAAACCGGTTGCTGGCGCGCCGCAGGTCATGGAGTTCTTCTCCTTCTACTGCCCGCACTGCTACCAGTTTGAAGAAGTGCTGCACGTTTCCGACAACGTGAAGAAAAAGCTGCCGGCTGGCACCAAAATGACCAAATACCACGTTGAATTCCTGGGCCCGCTGGGTAAAGACCTGACGCAGGCGTGGGCGGTTGCGATGGCGATGGGGATTGAAGATAAAATCACGACCCCGATGTTTGAAGCGGTGCAGAAAACCCAAACCGTACAAACGCCTGCCGACATCCGTAAAGTCTTTATCGACGCGGGTGTGAAGCCGGAAGAATATGACGCCGCCTGGAACAGCTTCGTCGTGAAATCACTGGTCGCGCAGCAGGAAAAAGCGGCGGCGGACGTTGGCCTGCAGGGTGTGCCTGCGATGTACGTCAACGGTAAATACCAGCTTAACCCGCAGGGCATGGATACCAGCAATATGGACGCGTTCGTCCAGCAATATGCGAATACGGTGAATTACCTGCTCGGCCAGAAATAA
- a CDS encoding serine/threonine protein kinase, producing the protein MTDNAFTFQTLQPDTIMDALFEHGIRVDSGLTALNSFENRVYLFQDEDRKRFVVKFYRPHRWSADQIREEHHFALELETDEVPVAAPLRLNGDTLLTHDGYMFAVFPGLGGRQYETDNLDQMEWVGRYLGRIHQTGKQRLFSHRPTIGINEYLLEPRAVYETSTLIPASLKAALLQATDALTTAVTARWQPGYDALRLHGDCHPGNILWRDGPLFVDLDDARNGPAIQDLWMLLNGDAAEQRMQMETILEAYEEFTSFNLKELELIEPLRAMRQVYYLAWLIRRWEDPAFPRNFPWLAEEDFWRRQTATFNEQIRALNEPPLQLTPMY; encoded by the coding sequence ATGACAGATAACGCTTTTACCTTCCAGACGCTACAGCCAGATACCATCATGGATGCCCTGTTTGAACACGGCATTCGTGTGGATTCTGGCCTGACTGCGCTTAATAGCTTTGAAAACCGCGTTTATCTTTTTCAGGATGAAGATCGTAAGCGTTTTGTTGTGAAATTTTACCGCCCGCATCGCTGGAGCGCCGATCAAATCCGCGAAGAGCATCATTTCGCGCTTGAGCTGGAAACCGATGAAGTGCCGGTGGCGGCCCCGTTGCGCCTGAATGGCGATACGCTCTTAACGCATGATGGCTATATGTTTGCCGTTTTTCCGGGCCTCGGCGGCCGTCAGTATGAAACGGATAACCTCGATCAAATGGAATGGGTCGGGCGCTATCTGGGACGTATCCACCAGACCGGTAAGCAGCGCCTCTTCTCGCACCGTCCGACCATCGGCATTAACGAATATCTGCTGGAGCCGCGCGCGGTCTATGAGACAAGCACGCTCATCCCTGCCTCGCTAAAGGCCGCGCTTTTACAGGCAACCGATGCGCTGACGACAGCCGTTACCGCCCGCTGGCAGCCCGGTTACGATGCGCTGCGCCTGCACGGCGACTGCCATCCAGGTAATATTCTCTGGCGCGACGGCCCGCTGTTTGTCGATCTCGACGACGCCCGCAACGGCCCTGCCATTCAGGATCTCTGGATGTTACTGAACGGCGATGCCGCCGAGCAGCGCATGCAGATGGAAACTATTCTCGAAGCTTATGAGGAATTCACGAGCTTCAATCTTAAAGAGCTTGAGCTGATAGAGCCGCTGCGCGCCATGCGTCAGGTTTACTATCTGGCCTGGCTTATCCGTCGCTGGGAAGATCCAGCGTTTCCGCGCAACTTCCCCTGGCTTGCGGAGGAAGATTTCTGGCGCCGTCAGACCGCGACGTTTAATGAGCAAATTCGGGCGCTCAATGAGCCTCCTTTACAACTAACGCCAATGTATTGA
- a CDS encoding YihD family protein translates to MKCKRLNEVIELLQPAWEKEPDLNLLEFLQKLAVESGFTGELADLTDDILIYQLKMRDADKDAVIPGIQKDYEDDFKTALLRARGVIKE, encoded by the coding sequence ATGAAATGCAAACGCCTTAATGAAGTTATCGAGCTGCTTCAGCCTGCCTGGGAAAAAGAACCCGATCTCAACCTGCTGGAGTTTCTGCAAAAGCTGGCCGTCGAATCCGGTTTTACCGGCGAACTTGCCGATCTTACCGATGATATTCTGATTTATCAGTTAAAAATGCGTGATGCCGATAAAGACGCCGTCATTCCCGGCATCCAGAAGGACTACGAGGACGATTTCAAAACGGCGCTGCTGCGCGCTCGCGGGGTGATTAAAGAGTAA
- the mobA gene encoding molybdenum cofactor guanylyltransferase MobA, with product MDKLSAITGVVLAGGRATRMGGQNKGLLLLNGKPLWRHVAERLAAQVEHVAISANRDLEAYRMGGYPVITDTLPDFPGPLAGMLSAMQQLPGEWYLFCPCDTPHIPASLAQRLWAAKATRPAVWVSDGERDHPAIALVHHSVKAALTDYLACGERRVMVFLRQINGSAVTFSGKTDFANVNTLAELEKWQERE from the coding sequence TTGGATAAGCTTAGCGCGATTACCGGCGTGGTGCTGGCAGGCGGCCGGGCGACGCGAATGGGCGGGCAGAATAAAGGGCTGCTGCTGCTAAATGGTAAGCCGCTATGGCGGCATGTTGCGGAGCGTCTTGCCGCGCAGGTAGAGCACGTCGCTATCAGCGCTAACCGGGATCTGGAGGCTTATCGCATGGGCGGATACCCGGTCATCACCGATACGCTGCCGGACTTCCCGGGGCCGCTCGCAGGTATGCTTTCCGCAATGCAGCAACTTCCCGGCGAATGGTATCTGTTTTGTCCGTGCGACACCCCGCATATTCCCGCCTCCCTGGCGCAGCGCCTGTGGGCGGCGAAAGCAACACGGCCTGCGGTGTGGGTCAGCGATGGCGAGCGCGACCACCCCGCTATCGCACTGGTTCATCATTCAGTAAAAGCGGCCCTGACGGATTATCTGGCGTGCGGAGAACGGCGTGTCATGGTATTCCTGCGTCAAATTAACGGCAGTGCCGTGACGTTTTCCGGTAAAACGGATTTTGCCAATGTGAATACGCTTGCCGAACTTGAAAAGTGGCAGGAGAGAGAATGA
- the mobB gene encoding molybdopterin-guanine dinucleotide biosynthesis protein MobB: MIPLLGIAAWSGTGKTTLLKALIPLLREKGIRPGLIKHTHHDMDVDTPGKDSYMLRKAGAAQTLVASAKRWALMTETPDEAEPDLYYLASRMDSSQLDVILVEGFKHDEIAKIMLFRKAAGRETTALTPDAHTIAIASDIPLPGNDLPVLNLNDPAQIATFIASWLAGRK, from the coding sequence ATGATTCCATTACTGGGTATCGCCGCATGGAGCGGCACGGGGAAAACAACGCTGCTGAAAGCGTTGATCCCACTGTTGCGCGAAAAAGGCATTCGTCCGGGCCTGATTAAACATACTCATCACGATATGGATGTCGACACGCCGGGTAAGGACAGTTATATGCTGCGTAAAGCGGGTGCCGCCCAGACATTAGTCGCCAGCGCGAAACGCTGGGCGCTGATGACCGAAACGCCGGACGAGGCAGAGCCGGATCTGTATTATCTAGCAAGCCGAATGGATAGCTCGCAGCTGGATGTAATTCTGGTGGAAGGCTTTAAACACGATGAAATCGCGAAAATTATGCTGTTTCGAAAAGCGGCGGGCAGAGAGACGACGGCGTTAACCCCGGACGCGCATACCATCGCTATCGCGAGCGATATACCATTGCCGGGCAATGATTTACCGGTATTGAATCTCAACGATCCTGCGCAGATCGCGACGTTTATTGCCAGCTGGCTGGCAGGACGGAAGTGA